A single region of the Demequina sp. genome encodes:
- the typA gene encoding translational GTPase TypA, protein MPLRSDLRNVAIVAHVDHGKTTLVDAMLWQGGAFGEHAHVNERAMDSGDLEREKGITILAKNTAIRYTGKAAADGGVTINVIDTPGHADFGGEVERGLSMVDGVVLLVDASEGPLPQTRFVLRKALAAHLPVIIVVNKVDRPDSRIKEVVEETHDLLLGLASDLHDEVPDLDIDALLEVPVIYASAKAGIASLTEPADGTLPEGTNLEPLFETIMTRIPAPSFEEGHPLQAHVTNLDASPFLGRLALLRVYNGEIRKGQQVAWVRADGTTKQVKITELLETKGLERVPAESAGPGDIVAVAGIEDITIGETLTDLDDPRPLPLITVDDPAISVTIGINTSPLAGRVKGAKVTARQVKDRLDRELIGNVSIRVLNTERPDTWEVQGRGELALAILVEQMRREGFELTVGKPQVVTKVVDGKVHEPMEHMTIDVPEEHLGAVTQLLAGRKGRMESMSNHGTGWVRMEFIVPARGLIGFRSTFLTDTRGTGIASSIAHGYEPWAGAIEYRSSGSLVADRQGVVTSNALTDLAQRGTFFVAPTEDVYEGMVIGENSRGEDMDLNITKEKKLNNIRSSTSEELERMAPPRRLTLEESLEFANDDECVEVTPEKVRIRKVILDQTERARAASRAKRQDAAAK, encoded by the coding sequence ATGCCCTTGCGCTCAGACCTGCGCAATGTCGCAATCGTCGCCCACGTGGACCACGGCAAGACCACCCTCGTGGACGCCATGCTGTGGCAGGGCGGCGCCTTCGGCGAGCACGCCCACGTCAACGAGCGCGCCATGGACTCTGGCGACCTCGAGCGCGAGAAGGGCATCACCATCCTCGCGAAGAACACCGCCATTCGCTACACGGGCAAGGCGGCGGCCGACGGCGGGGTCACCATCAACGTCATCGACACCCCCGGCCACGCGGACTTTGGCGGCGAGGTGGAGCGCGGCCTGTCGATGGTGGACGGCGTTGTGCTGCTCGTGGACGCGTCCGAGGGTCCACTGCCGCAGACCCGCTTTGTGCTGCGCAAGGCGCTTGCCGCCCACCTGCCCGTGATCATCGTCGTGAACAAGGTTGACCGCCCGGACTCCCGCATCAAGGAGGTCGTTGAGGAGACCCACGACCTTCTGCTCGGGCTCGCGAGCGACCTCCACGACGAGGTCCCCGATCTCGACATCGACGCACTTCTCGAGGTGCCCGTCATCTACGCGTCCGCGAAGGCCGGAATCGCCTCCCTCACCGAGCCCGCGGACGGCACGCTCCCCGAGGGCACCAACCTCGAGCCGCTGTTCGAGACGATCATGACGCGCATCCCCGCGCCGTCCTTTGAGGAGGGCCACCCCCTGCAGGCGCACGTCACCAACCTCGACGCGTCGCCGTTCCTCGGCCGCCTCGCGCTGCTGCGCGTCTACAACGGCGAGATACGCAAGGGCCAGCAGGTGGCATGGGTGCGCGCCGACGGGACCACCAAGCAGGTGAAGATCACCGAGCTGCTCGAGACCAAGGGCCTGGAGCGCGTTCCCGCGGAGTCCGCAGGTCCGGGCGACATCGTCGCCGTAGCGGGCATCGAGGACATCACCATCGGCGAGACCCTCACCGACCTAGACGACCCCCGCCCGCTGCCCCTCATCACGGTGGACGACCCCGCGATCTCGGTCACGATCGGCATCAACACGTCACCGCTTGCCGGCCGCGTCAAGGGCGCCAAGGTGACCGCGCGCCAGGTCAAGGACCGCCTCGACCGCGAACTCATCGGCAACGTCTCCATCCGCGTGCTGAACACGGAGCGTCCCGACACGTGGGAGGTGCAGGGCCGCGGCGAGCTCGCGCTCGCGATCCTCGTGGAGCAGATGCGCCGCGAGGGCTTCGAGCTCACCGTCGGCAAGCCGCAGGTGGTCACGAAGGTCGTGGACGGCAAGGTCCACGAGCCCATGGAGCACATGACGATCGACGTCCCCGAGGAGCACCTCGGCGCCGTCACGCAGCTGCTCGCCGGCCGCAAGGGCCGCATGGAGTCGATGTCCAACCACGGCACCGGCTGGGTGCGCATGGAGTTCATCGTGCCTGCTAGGGGCCTAATCGGTTTCCGCTCAACGTTCCTCACCGACACGCGCGGCACCGGCATCGCGTCCTCGATCGCGCACGGGTACGAGCCGTGGGCGGGCGCCATCGAGTACCGCTCCTCCGGCTCCCTCGTCGCCGACCGCCAGGGCGTCGTCACGAGCAACGCGCTCACCGACCTGGCCCAGCGCGGCACCTTCTTCGTGGCGCCGACGGAGGACGTGTACGAGGGAATGGTGATCGGCGAGAACAGCCGCGGCGAGGACATGGACCTCAACATCACCAAGGAGAAGAAGCTCAACAACATCCGCTCGTCAACGAGCGAGGAGCTCGAGCGCATGGCCCCGCCACGCCGCCTCACTCTCGAGGAGTCGCTCGAATTCGCGAACGATGACGAGTGTGTGGAGGTGACGCCCGAGAAGGTGCGCATCCGCAAGGTCATCCTCGATCAGACGGAGCGCGCCCGCGCCGCGAGCCGCGCCAAGCGCCAGGACGCCGCGGCCAAGTAG
- a CDS encoding DUF2249 domain-containing protein — MPAMTTIPDLASLVQVQDEATVSRTVLKNDGARIVLFGFAAGQVLTEHTAAMPVLLLAVEGEFLITADGRTDRLLPGDVIHFDTRLPHAVEAVTDAKLALIMIDARIQPTLPNAGGARTNLLAEETTCECGHDDGSEPHIDARTLPGLIRHPAIIGAFESLPPGGSLVVIAGHLPRHLLDELAERTEFGYEVLQEGPDAWKVRLTKPAA, encoded by the coding sequence ATGCCAGCCATGACCACCATCCCCGACCTCGCCTCACTGGTGCAGGTCCAGGACGAGGCGACGGTCTCGCGCACCGTGCTCAAGAACGACGGCGCGCGCATCGTCCTGTTCGGCTTCGCCGCGGGACAGGTGCTCACCGAGCACACGGCCGCGATGCCGGTGCTGCTGCTCGCCGTTGAGGGCGAGTTCCTCATCACCGCAGACGGCCGCACAGACCGGCTGCTTCCCGGCGACGTGATCCACTTCGACACCCGCCTGCCGCACGCGGTGGAGGCCGTCACGGACGCGAAGCTCGCGCTCATCATGATCGACGCACGCATCCAGCCCACCCTGCCCAACGCGGGCGGCGCCCGCACCAACCTGCTCGCCGAGGAGACCACGTGCGAGTGCGGCCACGATGACGGCTCCGAGCCGCACATCGACGCCCGCACGCTGCCGGGCCTGATCCGCCACCCGGCGATCATCGGCGCATTCGAGTCCCTGCCTCCGGGCGGCTCGCTGGTGGTCATCGCGGGCCACCTGCCCCGCCACCTGCTCGACGAGCTCGCCGAGCGCACCGAGTTCGGTTACGAGGTGCTCCAGGAGGGCCCCGACGCCTGGAAGGTGCGTCTCACCAAGCCAGCCGCCTAG
- a CDS encoding peptidoglycan binding domain-containing protein yields MSRARDDRNAEAQRRIAARRNSPAHRGLRKRTGARERPDAVVAAAVTAEQSVVETAVVETPAISPLRASLAAPAAVEVLETPEAVETSEIAVQEEASATAISPYPVPEPDPTDPTPTESFAIALGSNPPKKRRRWLGWLGVLAIVLVAYGAAAFFLRDAIPSGTTIEGVPAGDTVAEATKITRDFAAIAAQTPITLTAGDASTTMDATTAGLSVDVDATVSAAGGFTLDPSVLWHRWRGEGTDHDVVVAVAEPAFTDAVNAAADQLDSNRADASVTITGASAVVTEGSQAITVDRNAAREDILAVWPTKQPVALTAEVSDPDVTTQEAKTLAAALNAHVFAAPPRSPAPTATP; encoded by the coding sequence ATGTCCCGGGCGCGTGACGACCGCAACGCTGAGGCCCAGCGCCGCATAGCCGCGCGCCGCAACTCGCCCGCCCACCGCGGGCTCCGCAAGCGCACTGGGGCACGCGAGAGGCCCGACGCTGTTGTCGCCGCCGCGGTGACCGCCGAGCAGTCTGTGGTTGAGACGGCGGTGGTTGAGACGCCGGCGATCTCGCCCTTGCGCGCCTCATTGGCGGCTCCGGCGGCGGTCGAGGTTCTCGAGACTCCCGAAGCGGTGGAGACGAGCGAGATCGCCGTTCAGGAGGAGGCGTCGGCCACAGCGATCTCCCCGTACCCCGTCCCGGAGCCCGATCCCACGGACCCGACTCCCACGGAGTCGTTCGCGATCGCGCTCGGTTCCAACCCGCCAAAGAAGCGCCGCCGGTGGCTCGGCTGGCTGGGAGTGCTCGCCATCGTGCTCGTCGCCTACGGGGCGGCCGCATTCTTCCTTCGCGACGCGATCCCGAGCGGCACCACGATCGAGGGGGTTCCCGCGGGAGACACGGTGGCGGAGGCGACCAAGATCACGCGGGACTTCGCCGCCATCGCGGCACAGACGCCCATCACGCTCACCGCGGGGGATGCGTCGACGACGATGGACGCGACCACAGCCGGGCTCAGCGTGGATGTGGACGCCACGGTGAGCGCTGCGGGCGGCTTCACCTTGGACCCGTCGGTGCTGTGGCACCGCTGGCGAGGCGAGGGCACCGACCACGATGTGGTTGTCGCCGTGGCGGAGCCGGCCTTCACCGACGCCGTGAACGCCGCCGCGGATCAGCTCGACTCCAACAGGGCCGACGCTAGCGTGACGATCACGGGTGCCTCGGCCGTCGTCACCGAGGGCAGTCAGGCCATCACGGTGGATCGCAATGCCGCGCGCGAGGACATCCTCGCGGTCTGGCCAACGAAGCAGCCGGTCGCGCTGACCGCGGAGGTGTCCGACCCCGACGTCACCACCCAGGAGGCCAAGACCCTTGCCGCGGCGCTCAACGCGCACGTCTTCGCCGCCCCACCACGCTCACCGGCCCCAACGGCGACGCCGTGA
- a CDS encoding DMT family transporter has product MSTMTNDARMTVATSGGASPQLASGLGFALLAAASFGLSGSLAKGLMALGWTAGSAVLVRVTIAALVLAIPGALALRGRWSLLRSNLGAIIAYGIFAVAGAQLFYFMAVRTLDVGIAMLLEYLAPVAVVLYLWARKGQKPSRMTAIGAVIAAAGLVLLINVFGGAQISLVGIGWALGAMVGATVYFIISADTSNPLPPITLAASGLTVAAVVLAVAALIGFLPMGFGSGDVQFVPFAMPAWLIVTILGVVTAAIAYVAGIAATRRLGARLGSFVALVEVLAATVFAWLFLGQVPAPIQITGAALVLAGVVIVKLGEPSLDSAETTVEPLPVGGRDEASEPIAA; this is encoded by the coding sequence ATGAGCACGATGACTAATGACGCGCGGATGACGGTCGCTACCTCTGGCGGAGCATCCCCGCAGCTCGCGTCTGGCCTTGGATTCGCGCTCCTTGCTGCAGCCTCGTTCGGCCTGTCCGGGAGCCTCGCGAAGGGGCTCATGGCGCTTGGCTGGACCGCTGGGTCCGCAGTGCTCGTGCGCGTGACCATCGCCGCCCTCGTGCTCGCCATCCCCGGCGCTCTCGCCCTGCGCGGGCGCTGGAGCCTGCTGCGCAGCAACCTCGGTGCCATCATCGCCTACGGCATCTTCGCCGTTGCCGGCGCTCAGCTCTTCTACTTCATGGCCGTCCGCACGCTTGATGTGGGAATCGCCATGCTGCTCGAGTACCTCGCGCCCGTGGCCGTGGTGCTCTACCTCTGGGCGCGCAAGGGCCAGAAGCCGTCGCGCATGACCGCAATCGGCGCGGTGATCGCCGCCGCCGGCCTTGTGCTGCTCATCAACGTCTTCGGTGGCGCGCAGATCAGCCTCGTTGGCATCGGGTGGGCACTTGGCGCGATGGTGGGCGCAACCGTCTACTTCATCATCTCCGCCGACACCTCCAACCCGCTGCCGCCCATCACGCTCGCGGCGTCTGGGCTCACGGTCGCGGCAGTGGTGCTCGCGGTTGCCGCGCTCATCGGGTTCCTGCCCATGGGCTTCGGCTCCGGCGACGTGCAGTTCGTGCCGTTCGCCATGCCCGCCTGGCTCATCGTGACGATCCTCGGTGTCGTGACGGCGGCCATCGCCTACGTCGCGGGTATCGCCGCGACGCGCCGCCTTGGTGCGCGGCTCGGCTCGTTCGTCGCTCTCGTCGAGGTGCTCGCGGCGACTGTCTTCGCATGGCTGTTCCTTGGCCAGGTCCCCGCGCCTATTCAGATCACGGGAGCCGCTCTCGTGCTCGCCGGCGTCGTGATCGTGAAACTCGGCGAGCCGTCGCTGGACTCGGCGGAGACCACGGTCGAGCCGCTTCCGGTCGGCGGCCGCGACGAGGCATCGGAGCCCATCGCCGCGTAA
- a CDS encoding agmatine deiminase family protein: MAWRMPAESAPHARTWMVFPCEGPTLGSSDAERAAGYRAWVSVALAVAEFEPVTMVADPSETARARDLLGGDFELLEAPVDEFWARDVGPTFVVDADRPGTLGAVDWVFNGWGANEWAVWDKSARLGRVIAQAAGAELISSDLVNEGGGIHVDGRGTVLLTDTVQLGQRRNPGWSREQVERELARTIGATRAVWLPRGLTRDYDDFGTSGHVDIVACFADSGAVLLHAQESPEHPDYQVSLDLADHLTANDLEVIPLPAPDTLSDEHGPVDYSYVNHYVVNGGVIACGFGEHAADARAREILAAAYPGREVVTVDAREIFARGGGIHCITQQEPAVNT, translated from the coding sequence ATGGCCTGGCGCATGCCCGCGGAGTCCGCTCCGCACGCCCGCACGTGGATGGTCTTCCCCTGCGAGGGCCCGACGCTGGGGTCCAGTGACGCCGAACGTGCCGCCGGGTATAGGGCGTGGGTTTCGGTAGCTCTCGCGGTCGCCGAGTTCGAGCCCGTCACCATGGTGGCGGATCCGAGCGAGACGGCGCGGGCGCGGGACCTGCTCGGCGGTGACTTTGAGTTGCTTGAGGCACCCGTAGACGAGTTCTGGGCGCGCGATGTAGGCCCCACCTTCGTGGTGGACGCGGACCGGCCCGGCACGCTCGGCGCCGTGGACTGGGTCTTCAACGGGTGGGGCGCCAACGAGTGGGCCGTGTGGGACAAGTCCGCGCGGCTTGGCCGGGTCATCGCTCAGGCGGCGGGCGCCGAGCTCATCTCGAGCGATCTGGTCAACGAGGGCGGCGGCATCCACGTGGACGGGCGTGGCACGGTGCTCCTCACCGACACCGTGCAGTTGGGGCAGCGACGCAATCCCGGCTGGAGTCGCGAGCAGGTTGAGCGGGAGCTGGCACGAACCATCGGCGCGACGCGCGCCGTCTGGCTGCCCCGCGGGCTCACGAGGGACTACGACGACTTCGGCACGAGCGGCCACGTGGACATCGTGGCGTGCTTCGCGGACTCGGGTGCCGTGCTGCTCCACGCCCAGGAGAGCCCCGAACACCCCGATTACCAGGTGAGTCTCGACCTCGCCGATCACCTCACGGCGAACGACCTCGAGGTCATCCCGCTGCCGGCCCCTGACACGCTCAGCGACGAGCACGGGCCCGTGGACTACTCGTACGTCAATCACTACGTGGTCAACGGCGGCGTCATCGCGTGCGGCTTCGGCGAGCACGCGGCCGACGCCAGGGCCAGGGAGATCCTCGCCGCCGCCTACCCAGGGCGCGAGGTCGTCACCGTCGACGCAAGGGAGATCTTCGCCCGAGGTGGCGGCATCCACTGCATCACCCAGCAGGAGCCGGCGGTGAACACGTGA
- a CDS encoding VanW family protein: MIPAALVASSSTITAQDGALVWSVQGQPISDFILTAYPKIENEPGEASYYFTKAHKLKVTTGEVGRQLDVDSVDDAVIAAGKTTSRSAPIPYIETQPEVTAEDLPTQDFTTLISHFRTPLTPEPVRTKNLVRAAELITGTVIKPGEDFDLTKTIGPVTAQNGYFQAHVIVNGVLTNGIGGGLSQMATTTYNAGYFAGYHDVTHRPHSVWFPRYPAGRESTIYVGQINVVFTNTTPYAAIMNSYVENGYLYVDIWSTPYYTVKTKASPKTNFVQPHVVEVAGAGCVPKGNGEPGFKITNTRWVYHDDELIEKRSWTWTYKPDNGQKCTG, translated from the coding sequence GTGATCCCGGCCGCCCTCGTCGCATCCAGCTCCACCATCACCGCGCAAGACGGCGCCCTGGTGTGGTCCGTCCAAGGTCAGCCGATCTCGGACTTCATCCTCACCGCGTACCCCAAGATCGAGAACGAGCCGGGCGAGGCCAGCTACTACTTCACCAAGGCACACAAGCTCAAGGTGACCACGGGAGAGGTGGGCCGCCAGCTCGACGTCGACAGTGTGGACGACGCGGTGATTGCGGCGGGCAAGACCACTTCCCGCAGCGCGCCCATTCCGTACATCGAGACGCAGCCGGAGGTGACCGCGGAGGACCTCCCCACGCAGGACTTCACCACGCTCATCTCGCACTTCAGGACGCCCCTGACCCCGGAACCGGTCCGCACCAAGAACCTCGTACGCGCTGCCGAACTCATCACGGGCACGGTCATCAAGCCGGGAGAGGACTTTGACCTCACCAAGACCATCGGGCCGGTCACGGCGCAGAACGGTTACTTCCAGGCGCACGTCATCGTGAACGGCGTCCTCACCAACGGCATTGGCGGCGGGCTGTCCCAGATGGCGACCACCACCTACAACGCGGGGTACTTCGCGGGCTACCACGACGTCACTCACCGCCCCCACTCGGTTTGGTTCCCGCGCTATCCGGCGGGCCGCGAGAGCACCATCTACGTTGGCCAGATCAACGTGGTGTTCACGAACACCACTCCGTATGCGGCGATCATGAACTCCTACGTAGAGAACGGCTATCTCTACGTCGACATCTGGTCCACGCCGTACTACACGGTCAAGACCAAGGCCTCGCCGAAGACCAACTTTGTGCAGCCCCACGTGGTCGAGGTGGCGGGCGCCGGATGTGTCCCTAAAGGCAACGGCGAGCCGGGATTCAAGATCACCAACACTCGCTGGGTGTACCACGACGATGAGCTCATCGAGAAGCGTTCGTGGACCTGGACATACAAGCCCGACAACGGCCAGAAGTGCACGGGCTGA
- a CDS encoding class I SAM-dependent methyltransferase: protein MSSLGTRFGTAAGDYSKGRPSYPPDAVAWLLGGVTGAVADTGAGTGKLTAEIARQGFAVTAIDPDAAMLASLAADLPQVPHAVGTAESLPLDYGSVGAVTFGQAWHWVDVPAASAEAARVLTPGGVLGLIWNVRDESVDWVAALGEAMGSSKAESMISSDEVEVGAPFGPLEERVFRWENPMTHEQVRAMVRSRSYYIAGDADFRARIDAGVDEVLAALGTDAVAMPYVTHAFRTTRP, encoded by the coding sequence GTGAGCTCCCTCGGAACCAGATTCGGCACCGCTGCCGGGGACTACTCCAAAGGCCGCCCAAGCTATCCGCCCGACGCTGTGGCCTGGTTGCTCGGCGGCGTCACCGGGGCGGTGGCCGACACTGGCGCCGGCACCGGCAAGCTCACCGCCGAGATAGCACGCCAGGGCTTCGCCGTCACGGCGATAGACCCAGACGCCGCGATGCTTGCCTCGCTTGCCGCGGACCTTCCCCAGGTGCCGCACGCTGTCGGTACAGCCGAGTCCCTTCCGCTCGATTATGGGAGCGTGGGCGCGGTGACGTTCGGCCAGGCGTGGCACTGGGTGGATGTTCCGGCCGCAAGCGCGGAGGCGGCCCGCGTGCTGACTCCTGGGGGAGTGTTGGGCCTCATCTGGAACGTCCGCGACGAGTCTGTTGACTGGGTGGCCGCGCTGGGCGAGGCGATGGGATCTTCCAAGGCCGAGTCGATGATCTCCTCGGACGAGGTTGAGGTCGGAGCGCCCTTCGGCCCGCTCGAGGAGCGAGTATTCCGTTGGGAGAACCCCATGACGCACGAGCAGGTGCGCGCGATGGTCCGCTCGCGCAGTTACTACATCGCTGGCGATGCAGATTTTCGCGCGCGCATCGACGCGGGCGTCGACGAGGTGCTCGCGGCTCTCGGCACGGACGCCGTTGCCATGCCCTACGTCACCCACGCGTTCCGCACTACCCGGCCATAG
- a CDS encoding DUF1801 domain-containing protein has protein sequence MGENFSEEEKAAMRETVAERQRSKKADAAAAEAEACAEKIAEMPDGDRAIAQKVHDLVTSAAPELAVSTWYGMPAYKLDGKVVVFFKPAEKFKSRYCTLGFEDAARVDDGTFWPTSYAVTAIGAAEEKAITALVKKAVAR, from the coding sequence ATGGGAGAGAACTTCAGCGAAGAAGAGAAGGCCGCGATGCGGGAGACCGTTGCCGAGAGGCAGCGGTCAAAGAAGGCCGACGCCGCGGCAGCAGAGGCCGAAGCGTGCGCCGAGAAGATCGCGGAGATGCCCGACGGCGACAGGGCGATCGCCCAGAAGGTTCACGATCTCGTAACTTCCGCGGCCCCCGAGCTCGCCGTGAGCACCTGGTACGGGATGCCCGCGTACAAACTCGACGGCAAGGTGGTCGTGTTCTTCAAGCCAGCGGAGAAGTTCAAGTCGCGGTACTGCACGCTCGGCTTCGAGGACGCGGCGCGAGTCGACGACGGGACGTTCTGGCCCACCTCGTACGCGGTGACCGCGATCGGGGCCGCCGAGGAGAAGGCGATCACCGCTCTCGTGAAGAAGGCGGTTGCGCGCTGA
- a CDS encoding ferredoxin family protein, with amino-acid sequence MTYVIALPCVDVKDKACIDECPVDCIYEGERSLYIHPDECVDCGACEPVCPVEAIYYEDDVPDKWAEFYTANVEFFSEIGSPGGAAKMGLIEHDHDIIKALPPQNHE; translated from the coding sequence GTGACGTACGTCATCGCCCTGCCCTGTGTTGATGTCAAGGACAAGGCATGCATCGACGAGTGTCCCGTGGACTGCATCTACGAGGGCGAACGTTCGCTCTACATCCACCCGGACGAGTGCGTCGACTGCGGCGCGTGCGAGCCGGTGTGCCCGGTGGAGGCGATCTACTACGAGGATGACGTGCCCGACAAGTGGGCCGAGTTCTACACCGCGAACGTCGAGTTCTTCTCGGAGATCGGGTCGCCTGGCGGTGCCGCCAAGATGGGGCTCATCGAGCACGATCACGACA
- a CDS encoding Type 1 glutamine amidotransferase-like domain-containing protein produces MKLLLTDSGVRNDSIRTALVGLLGKPIEECTALFAPTALHANPRSAVQARRVVAGEEERAPMIQLGWKSAGLFEIAALAAVGQDRWEPVLREADVLLVDGGDALFLAHCMRACGLDRLLPELENLTYVGLSAGSMVMTPSIGAAFESWPPPDGDHTTLGLVPFSLCPHVAFDGGDGNSVEICEKWASMIGRRAYLTDVNTAIKVVDGVEEVVSEGTWREVNA; encoded by the coding sequence ATGAAGCTCCTGCTGACGGACTCCGGGGTCAGGAACGACTCGATCCGAACCGCGCTCGTGGGCCTGCTCGGCAAGCCCATCGAGGAGTGCACCGCGCTCTTCGCGCCCACGGCGCTGCATGCCAACCCGCGCAGCGCCGTGCAAGCCCGGCGGGTGGTCGCCGGCGAGGAGGAGCGCGCTCCCATGATCCAGTTGGGATGGAAGAGCGCCGGGCTGTTCGAGATCGCCGCGCTCGCGGCTGTGGGGCAGGACCGCTGGGAGCCCGTGCTGCGCGAGGCGGATGTGCTGCTCGTGGACGGCGGCGACGCGCTGTTCCTCGCGCACTGCATGCGCGCGTGCGGCCTGGACCGGCTGCTGCCGGAGCTCGAGAACCTCACCTATGTGGGCCTCAGCGCGGGATCCATGGTGATGACGCCCAGCATCGGCGCAGCCTTCGAGAGCTGGCCGCCTCCCGACGGCGACCACACCACCCTGGGCCTGGTGCCGTTTTCGCTGTGCCCGCACGTCGCCTTCGACGGCGGCGACGGCAATTCCGTGGAGATCTGCGAGAAGTGGGCGTCCATGATCGGCCGCCGCGCCTACCTCACCGACGTGAACACGGCCATCAAGGTGGTGGACGGCGTCGAGGAGGTCGTGTCCGAGGGCACGTGGCGCGAGGTGAATGCGTAA
- a CDS encoding VOC family protein, with amino-acid sequence MTTATPFLMFQHGVGREALDFYLSLFDDGAVLDLVTYPAGGPAPEGSIMRGRFRIAGQEFYVSDSFVEHAFDFTPSLSIWIEADSADAQTALVEKLGEGGDLLMPLDNYGFSSRFAWVNDRFGVSWQINLT; translated from the coding sequence ATGACCACTGCAACCCCCTTCCTCATGTTTCAGCACGGCGTCGGCCGAGAGGCTCTCGACTTCTACCTCTCCTTGTTTGATGACGGCGCGGTTCTCGACCTCGTAACATACCCCGCAGGCGGACCTGCTCCAGAGGGTTCGATCATGCGCGGCCGCTTTCGCATCGCGGGCCAGGAGTTCTACGTCTCCGACAGTTTCGTGGAGCACGCCTTCGACTTCACGCCGTCACTGTCGATCTGGATCGAGGCCGATTCGGCCGACGCTCAGACGGCTTTGGTGGAGAAGCTCGGCGAGGGCGGGGACCTGCTCATGCCGCTCGACAACTATGGCTTCAGCAGCCGCTTCGCATGGGTGAACGACCGCTTCGGTGTCTCCTGGCAGATCAACCTAACTTGA
- a CDS encoding methyltransferase domain-containing protein codes for MEFAPGLGKTAAWILERGPASYTGVDADPDAAATVGAVVGDRGTTVTADASETGVPTASADVVIGEAMLTMQGEKGKRAIVAEAARLLRPGGRYAIHELGLAPDDIDEAISDEIRRELAHTIRVNARPLTEAEWRAVLTDAGLEVEWVDTAPMSLLEPRRNLHDEGLRGTARIVRNVLRDRDARRRVLAMRATFRRHKNSLTGIALVARKPSTPSKP; via the coding sequence GTGGAGTTCGCCCCCGGACTGGGCAAGACCGCCGCGTGGATCCTCGAGCGCGGCCCGGCCAGTTACACCGGCGTCGACGCGGATCCCGACGCCGCCGCCACCGTAGGCGCTGTGGTCGGCGACCGCGGAACCACGGTCACAGCCGACGCCTCCGAGACCGGCGTGCCCACCGCGTCGGCCGATGTGGTGATCGGTGAGGCCATGCTCACCATGCAAGGCGAGAAGGGCAAGCGGGCGATCGTCGCCGAGGCCGCGCGACTGCTGCGCCCAGGCGGTCGCTACGCGATTCACGAGTTGGGCCTCGCCCCCGACGACATCGACGAGGCCATCTCGGACGAGATCCGTCGCGAGCTCGCTCACACGATTCGCGTCAACGCACGTCCACTGACCGAAGCAGAGTGGCGGGCCGTCCTCACGGACGCCGGCCTGGAGGTCGAGTGGGTGGACACGGCTCCCATGTCGCTGCTCGAGCCGCGCCGCAATCTTCACGACGAGGGCCTTCGCGGCACCGCCCGCATCGTCCGCAACGTGCTGAGGGACCGCGACGCCCGCCGCCGCGTACTCGCGATGCGCGCCACGTTCCGCCGCCACAAGAACTCGCTCACGGGCATCGCGCTCGTGGCACGAAAGCCCTCCACACCCTCTAAGCCTTAA
- a CDS encoding CGNR zinc finger domain-containing protein has product MTFAHDTVEALESAVFLANSELEPDTLTTLGELRSFFTGFGYTGELPSASELEPIRAIRSQLRELFLSTRDEAVPIVNRILAKQRALPQLVRHGDVDWHIHATSDDRPLAERVLVESAMAMIDVIRADEMSRFSHCAMADCGGVVFDMSRNRSKKYCTVTCTNRAAQNAFRARQGNDA; this is encoded by the coding sequence ATGACCTTCGCACATGACACCGTGGAGGCTCTCGAGTCCGCAGTGTTCCTCGCGAACTCCGAACTAGAGCCCGACACTCTCACGACCCTCGGGGAGCTTCGCAGCTTCTTCACCGGCTTCGGCTACACGGGCGAACTGCCCTCAGCAAGTGAGCTCGAGCCCATCCGCGCCATTCGCAGCCAGCTCCGGGAACTGTTCCTCTCCACCCGCGATGAGGCGGTCCCCATCGTGAATCGGATCCTCGCGAAGCAGCGCGCGCTCCCCCAGCTCGTTCGCCACGGCGACGTCGACTGGCACATCCACGCAACGAGTGACGACCGCCCGCTCGCGGAGCGCGTCCTCGTGGAATCCGCGATGGCGATGATCGACGTCATCCGCGCGGACGAGATGAGCCGCTTCTCCCATTGCGCCATGGCGGATTGCGGCGGCGTGGTGTTCGACATGTCGCGCAACCGCTCCAAGAAGTACTGCACGGTGACGTGCACCAACCGCGCGGCCCAGAATGCGTTCCGCGCACGTCAGGGGAACGACGCGTAG